The following coding sequences lie in one Halogeometricum rufum genomic window:
- a CDS encoding ATP-binding cassette domain-containing protein — MTERPSGANGVTGDAGDDGVDGDTAGRAAEPTIRVSDLDVELGGASILSGVNLSVDEGSFVGLIGPNGAGKTTLLRAMNGALSPSRGVVVVAGERVGSLSSKETSRLVATVPQDTTLTFDFDVRQTVRMGRTPHRSRLGGWREGDDAAVERALERTQTAALADRSVGDLSGGERQRVLIARALAQETPVLLLDEPTASLDINHQVRTLELVRESVSAGKTAVAAIHDLNLAAHYCDELVLLSGGGVVATGPPASVLTEANLEGAFGANAVVARHPVTGSVYVTALPDRPTDADEARGRVHVVGGGGTAARHLYLLSAAGYEVSVGALNEGDTDTETARSLGIDAVTVDPFSAVGEDASERVAERVAEADCVVVADVEVGTGNLANLRAAAAADRVVLVEERPFAERNYAGRAGREAYDRLRQRGVVVSSADVLSAVAGDAAVGAQSPPGDPLDGLATD, encoded by the coding sequence GTGACCGAGCGACCGAGCGGGGCGAACGGCGTCACCGGGGACGCCGGAGACGACGGCGTCGACGGCGACACCGCCGGCCGTGCCGCCGAGCCGACGATTCGCGTCTCGGACCTCGACGTCGAACTCGGCGGCGCGTCGATTCTCTCCGGCGTGAACCTGTCCGTCGACGAGGGGTCGTTCGTCGGGCTCATCGGCCCGAACGGCGCGGGGAAGACGACGCTGCTCCGCGCGATGAACGGCGCGCTCTCGCCTTCGCGCGGCGTCGTCGTCGTCGCGGGCGAACGCGTCGGGTCGCTCTCCTCGAAGGAGACGAGTCGCCTCGTCGCCACCGTCCCGCAGGACACGACGCTGACGTTCGACTTCGACGTGCGCCAGACGGTGCGGATGGGTCGGACGCCCCACCGCTCGCGGCTGGGTGGCTGGCGCGAGGGCGACGACGCGGCGGTCGAACGCGCCCTCGAACGGACGCAGACGGCCGCGTTGGCCGACCGGTCGGTGGGTGACCTGTCCGGCGGCGAACGACAGCGCGTACTCATCGCGCGGGCCCTCGCGCAAGAGACGCCCGTCCTCCTGCTGGACGAACCGACGGCCAGCCTCGACATCAACCACCAGGTGCGGACGCTCGAACTCGTCCGCGAGTCCGTCTCGGCCGGGAAGACGGCCGTCGCGGCCATCCACGACCTGAACCTCGCCGCGCACTACTGCGACGAACTCGTCCTGCTGTCGGGCGGGGGCGTCGTCGCCACGGGGCCGCCCGCGTCCGTCCTCACCGAGGCGAACCTGGAGGGGGCGTTCGGCGCGAACGCCGTCGTCGCGCGCCACCCGGTCACCGGGTCCGTGTACGTCACCGCGCTCCCGGACCGCCCCACCGACGCCGACGAGGCGCGAGGGCGCGTCCACGTCGTGGGCGGCGGGGGCACCGCGGCCCGACACCTCTATCTCCTCTCGGCCGCCGGCTACGAGGTCAGCGTCGGCGCGTTGAACGAGGGCGACACCGACACCGAGACGGCCCGGAGCCTCGGGATAGACGCGGTGACGGTGGATCCCTTCTCCGCCGTCGGCGAGGACGCGAGCGAGCGAGTCGCGGAGCGCGTCGCCGAAGCGGACTGCGTCGTCGTCGCCGACGTGGAGGTGGGCACCGGCAACCTCGCGAACCTCCGCGCCGCCGCGGCCGCCGACCGCGTCGTCCTCGTCGAGGAACGGCCGTTCGCGGAACGGAACTACGCCGGACGCGCCGGCCGGGAGGCGTACGACCGACTCCGCCAACGCGGCGTCGTCGTCTCTTCGGCGGACGTGCTCTCGGCCGTCGCCGGCGACGCGGCAGTCGGGGCGCAGTCGCCGCCCGGCGACCCCCTCGACGGCCTCGCGACCGACTGA